Proteins found in one Bremerella volcania genomic segment:
- a CDS encoding Gfo/Idh/MocA family protein, which translates to MDRRQFLTTAAAVTAVSSLPRSTWAQDLLDIKPKRVGLIGCGWYGKCDLMRLIQVAPVEVVSLCDVDSQMLTGAAELVASRQKSGKQPRQYGDYRKMLAEKDLDICLVGTPDHWHALAMIEACQAGADVYCQKPISRDIVEGQAMLAAARKYDRVVQVGTQRRSTAHLIEARDKVINAGLLGTIGHAEICCYYGMGRNRKAENCPPPEYLDFEMWTGPAPKLPFNPVMHPRSWRMFQEFGNGIMGDMCIHMLDTVRWMLDLGWPNSVNSRGGTYVYTDATGNVPDTQVATFDFDQLDVVWTHRTYGDAPDRDYPWAVFLYGDKGTLKASVNKYEFFPKGKKEATLTGAPKTEWDKYPEDEHEKDLEQHVAAANRAHQRDFLKAIEERGRPVADIEQGHISTASCILANMSLQLGRSLAWDAESGNVKGDDEANQLLAREYRGDWMHPTVENV; encoded by the coding sequence ATGGATCGTCGCCAGTTTCTTACGACGGCTGCCGCTGTGACTGCTGTTTCTTCGCTGCCTCGGTCGACCTGGGCGCAGGATCTGCTTGACATTAAGCCAAAGCGGGTCGGGCTGATTGGCTGTGGGTGGTATGGCAAGTGCGACTTGATGCGGTTGATTCAGGTAGCTCCGGTGGAAGTCGTTTCGCTTTGCGACGTCGATTCGCAGATGCTCACCGGGGCGGCCGAACTGGTGGCTTCGCGGCAGAAGTCAGGCAAGCAGCCGCGGCAGTATGGCGACTATCGGAAAATGCTGGCCGAGAAGGATCTCGATATCTGCCTGGTCGGCACGCCGGATCATTGGCACGCACTGGCGATGATCGAGGCCTGCCAGGCCGGGGCGGACGTTTACTGCCAGAAGCCGATCAGCCGCGATATCGTTGAAGGCCAGGCGATGTTAGCCGCGGCTCGCAAGTACGATCGCGTCGTACAGGTTGGCACCCAGCGGCGGAGCACGGCGCATCTGATCGAGGCCCGCGATAAGGTGATTAATGCGGGCCTGCTCGGCACGATCGGGCACGCCGAGATTTGCTGCTACTACGGCATGGGGCGCAATCGCAAGGCCGAAAATTGCCCACCGCCGGAGTATCTCGATTTCGAGATGTGGACCGGTCCGGCCCCGAAGCTGCCTTTCAACCCGGTGATGCACCCGCGCAGCTGGCGAATGTTCCAGGAGTTCGGCAACGGGATCATGGGAGACATGTGCATCCACATGCTCGACACGGTTCGTTGGATGCTCGATCTGGGCTGGCCCAACAGCGTCAACAGCCGCGGCGGAACGTATGTGTACACCGATGCCACCGGCAACGTGCCAGACACCCAGGTCGCGACGTTTGATTTCGACCAGTTGGACGTCGTCTGGACGCATCGCACCTACGGCGATGCCCCTGACCGCGATTACCCGTGGGCCGTGTTTCTGTACGGCGACAAGGGAACCTTGAAAGCGAGCGTGAACAAGTACGAGTTCTTCCCCAAAGGCAAGAAGGAAGCGACCCTTACAGGCGCGCCGAAGACCGAGTGGGATAAGTACCCGGAAGACGAGCACGAGAAGGACCTCGAACAACACGTCGCCGCCGCCAACCGGGCCCACCAGCGCGACTTCCTGAAAGCGATTGAAGAGCGCGGCCGCCCCGTGGCCGACATCGAACAAGGACACATCTCTACCGCCAGCTGCATCCTGGCCAACATGTCCCTGCAGCTCGGCCGCAGCCTAGCGTGGGACGCCGAATCAGGCAACGTGAAGGGAGACGACGAGGCAAACCAGCTGTTGGCCCGCGAGTACCGCGGCGACTGGATGCACCCGACGGTGG